The window aagcattttttttggtgatAATTAATTTAGTATGTGTAATTATATATTAAGCGTCTATATGTTATTATGATACTTTGACTAGAagttaaaatgttttgataacgCTTTGATGAGGATCTGAATGAGCTTTGAAAAATAATGACATAAAAGAGAATATGTAGCATTTTCTTCTGAATATTGGTTTGTTGTTTTACTGATTCAAATGATTGTAATAAACACTTAGCTTATAGGTTTAAAAACTTGTATATAAATAGCTTTGATCAGAAtttaaaagctttttatttattttttttcatattcgaAGGACGATACATtgtataattttcatttcttttaagtGGGTCATCTGTTCACTTgatatttcttttgtttgtttgacatACATAATGTTCATAGACAATAAAACATTTTCTAATATACCAGACTTATAGCTTCCTTTCACGGCTTACATGTCGGTTCGATCTTAACATTCTTAAAATTAGTCTCATTTTCACAAGTATATGAGAAGATAATATGGTATACATGTGCAAGTCAATAATTTATCAACCGAACGACAAACAAATCCAAAAACATTACATGTCCGTAGATAATTAAGATTTTAGAAACAGggaaatgaatattattttttagctcacctgtcccaaagggccaagtgagcttttctcatcacatcatgtcgtccgtcgtcgttaacattttacattttgaacttcttctagagaaccaatgaatggaatgaaaccaaacatggtatgaatgttccttatgaggtgctgaacaagtgttgttactttgtagccgatccatcatccaagatggccgccagggggggggggggggacttagtttaacataggaccctatgggaaatgcatacaaatgacttcttttagagaaccactgaatggaatgaaaccaaacatagtatgaatgttccttatgaggtgacGACCAAGTGTTGCacctttgtagccgatccatcatctaatatggccgccagcgggggacttagtttaacataggaccctatgggaaatccATACAATGACTCCTTTCCTAATGAGGTggtggccaagtgttgttactttgtatccaaattttatcttttttttataagattttaaaaaCCCAagagtagagtcaggtgagcgatacaggctcttgagagcctctagttttttacattttaaacctgTGCAGATGGTTTAGTTGTCTAAGAAGAAGGCATATTATAAATGGTGACTTACGGTATGTGTGGGTTTTGCTCATAGTTGTTAACATCCTTGTCCGTTGGTCACTGTGGATAAATGTCTCATAACAGCAAATATAACAAAGCtcctcatttttatgccccatatgttttctggtctgtgcgtccgtccgttcgttcgtttgtccgtccgttcgttcgtttgtccgtctgtcccacttcaggttaaagtttttttttcaaggtagtttttgatgaagttgaagtccaatcaacttgaaacttagtacacatgttccttgttCCGCGATCTCTCTAGTTCTAATTCCAATTTAGACATTTAAcccagggttggcaaaaacccgggttttatgagtattgcccagcccagtgggaaataccgggaattcccgggcgggtaatactttgccaaccctgatttaaccccattttcactgtccactaaacaaagaaaaaatgatagtgcggatggggcatccgtgtactgggcacacatttttgttgataaataATTGTAAGATGCAGATTTCAGTGTCGCTAACAGCATTTTATAAAAGGAGACAAAAATagactgacaaagccatggcttaaaaaaaaagataaaaagccACACCAAAGCAACTCTCCGGCAGTTCCAGCTCTGATCCGTAAACTACTCTACAGAAATGGAGTAAAGGAAATTAGTTTCGATCAGAAACGATCACTGTACGGAGTTTGACACAAAAGTAGTGACTGAGCAagaacccaccaaaaacttggggttaTCTCGGTTTCTTCGGAAGTATAAGCAGGtattgctccacatgtggcactcgtcgtgctGCTCATGAAAGTACAAACTGGTGTTAATTCGATAGACCTCATTCGATGGAGGACGGCATTGTGATGTTATTTCGATAGACCTCATTCGATGGAGGACGGCATTGTGATGTTAATTCGATAGACCTCATTCGATGGAGGACGGCATTGTGATAAGGAcgattggaacatatccgtcgttGTCTATGAAACAACAGatatttatagtgtgtctttctatgtctTGATGTTTCTCTGTTGTTTCAGATAAGggcagggatgattccaggtgttttcaaatgggtcccttgaacatcaaattgggaatttttatgcataaaatctaagacgaaataatatcattttcctgtaaaaccggaaaatgtatattaagttttAAACATCTACACTGACATGACTGATTTAAGAAGttgtaatattttgaataattatggaTGGGCTActgattatgatatatatatatatgattctcAGAGATATGATCACCATAACTTCCCTGGTCTCAATCCAATAGCTGTCAAgtgatatatagtttataagatatcttatattgtttataaaatatcttatatagtttataagatatcttatatagtttataagatatctcatatagtttataataggatatatcttatataatttataagatgtgctatataatttataagatatctcttatattttataaaattattttgaaaatagtaaacttcataaactttataagatatcttatataatctaTAAGGTATTTTATATAgtatcttataaactatacaatatatctttaagatatcttaaagttaaattaaatagcaaaacggcttgccatatacaccactgaaaaaaatcattcatttggtatttttttcaacAGGTCATCTTTATAAATTTACCTTGCctcaaatggatttcaaattgaactggccCATAATGAGTGTCATATTCAGAAAAGCAATAACaaaagcggccctaaactatatagtggaatcatccctgaagggtgaaggtttggtaccatttaaacgtttaaacctgctgcaattgtttgcacctgtcctaagtcaggaatctgatgttcagtacttgcAGTTTAATGATGTGGTTCATATGCGTTTCTCGTTTAtcgttttttataaagattattattgtgtttttcactagtaatttttggggccctgtatagcttgctgtgcggtgtgagccaaggctctgggttgaagactgtactttgacttataatggtgtacttttataaattgtgacttgaatagagagctgtctcattggcactcataccacatcttcttatttctattttataaatatagaGCCATTGACTCAATAATTATGCACATGATCGTCACAAAATGACCCAATTCAGATTGTCCCATTCCTAATCTCTTCTAATGTGTACGACCAATTTCGATTAAGTTTTTTAGACTAATTGGAATGATAACTTGAAGGCTCACAAGCGAAACTATTAACACTATTCCAAGTTTGAAAATACCATTGTTGGTTTGTCTCCAATTCTTGTTAATTCGTCCTCGCAGTTGGATCGAATGATTGACTCTGGCTAGTTAATAGATCATGTTTTGTCAAGGTCAGCTTTAAATTAACACTTAAAAGATTAAAGGTAATGCAGACAATCGTCCATTGTTTCTTCGGAAACAGATactatttaaatatataatgaCCCTACAAGCGAGGGCTATAATGTAATGACCTTGACCGTCTATGTGAATTTCCATGTAGGctatttttacctgattaaatcaaatacatgtatgtgataaAAGTGTGGCAGTTATGATTACTATGTCATTATTATTTCTcttgtttaaaactttaaatttcatatttctttatttgatgaTTTAGATGAAGCTTATtcagtacatatttgttaaattgcaTAGCTTTAGATGTTTGAATTCCTTGGTTTAAGATATTTATTTAGggacttaattcacatagttttttcactgaccccccccccccttcccccctctcccctcttaacttaatttgggaaaaattgatttaccaataggaaTATATgttaaaatcgattttagatatacaaaacttgcagattTTTAACCCCCCAcgcccaaactatttgatttaagttttttatcctacctcgaccttttgatgtcgtcccttatattgtaaagtttaatatttgcaccGTCGCAAAACCCTTGATTACCTTCtgttagaaaaatatatattttatataacttgGTTTAGATTATTATGTTGAATCCTCTGAGGACTGACTTTCAGTCCAACCAAGGAAAGCCAAGCTTTCCGACCATCGTTTAGGTTAGTGAATCAGCTACATGCCTCCTTAGGACGCGTAATTTGAAGTCAATGAATGCTCCATTTCTACTTACTTTTGGCATATCAAAATAAAAGTTGTACTTTGctgattaaattatatattgttttcagtttttggttttcatttgcTTAGATATATTATAGCGCATCACATTTGGCATCAGTCGTTTCCGTATAATTTAGTTCACAAACTAGAATTACCTCTGGTATTCCCGAATCTCCAGCAGAATTGTTCCTGCTACAAAAGATAtatcttcatgtgctactttttgagtaaactgaggttcaaatttcaaatatttcctGAAAATATGGATTTGTGGActtatttttccttattttcgATATTTGTAATTGTCATTTGATGATAgtctttattttaaataaaaattacttactttAATACTTAATAACTTTGAGTGAACTTGAATTGATCATTTGTTTTGTGAATCTTTAACACAATTCTGAACTGTTGTCACCAGGatcaaatatcaattgaaatatgaCGAGCAGTATATTTTTCTGTATTCGATGTACATATGTTATGCTGATCTTATGTGGTAAGTTTATTGTGAACGCACTTTATGTTATACAGCCTCCTTTTCACAAATCTGAAACAGTTGGTCAATTCATAACGATGCATGTATATCAAATTAATTGTTAATGTCCTGAATGTGCAACGAACATTATGGGGGACAGCCGGGTTGGCTTAAAATTGTTATTAATTTGAGAAAACGGATTACGGTCCAGTGGCGGATTCCGCCATTTTTTAAGGGGCGCCTAGCCAGGATAAAAAAAGCGGGTGTTTCCAACCATATGTCGCCATTCTAAAGCGTTGGTCGTAAATAAGGTGGTGTAACAACCATCGGACTGTCACCCACCACGTTTTGGATCCTTCACTGTGGTCAACAAGGCTTCACAATGTTTCCTATTCGGAACACTCTACAAAATGCGTTTATTTCTCCACTTTCTCTTATTGATACTGCATCAAATTTGAAACATGATTTTCATTAAGATTGATTAATAATTGCTTATTTAACGTTCAGTGACAATTTGCATCATAATGACATTCTTTTGGACCCATAATGCATCTCTTTTGGAATTAAATACTAAAACAATTTTCTATACAGTTACCGGAGTATCTGGTGACGAATGTTGCAAAGAATACACAGTTCGAAGTGGTAGAAAAATCGATGCTAAATGGTGTCCCAGCTACTGTTGTTATGATACCATTTATCGTGACTACATGTGCTGTGAAGATGAGTCGAAAAGAGCTTTATCTGACCATAGGGAAGAATTCTGCAGCAAGTGGTGGTCAGCTCATGTGTAAGTTCATACATACATATATTGAGTGCGTGTGTAAATGACGGATAGTACATGTGTAAGAAAATAAAGTTACGTGTTGGGCAGCATACGTGTaagtacatatgtacatgtacgtCCAAATCCTGATGGCGGAGTTGTGATTATCGATATAAAAACGTACACTTTGATCTATTCCTTGTTTCATAGATACGTCTAAGTCCTGATCAGGTCCTGATTAGTAATATCAAACCATACACTTTGATTCATCCCTTGTTTTGAATGTTCATTTAATTGCAATGGTCATACTATTAAGTTTTCTAGTAATTATACTTATCTTGGCCTCGTTTTAAACGAGCATTTAGACCATaatatcacaggcacttgtctcagaaaaaaaaatcctatataccttattataatataggaaatttttttctgagacaagtgcctgtgcataaTGTTACTGCAAAAGTCGTTGCATCTTCTGCAAATAGAGCTTTAGGGTTGGTGATAGCCAAGTGTAAACTTTTAGGTGGTGTTTGTTTCgatgtatttgtaaaattatatgaaagtttGGTTTGTCCTTAATAGAATATGGAGCAGGTATATGGGGTGTAAAAACATATTCTTGTATTAACTCCATACATAATAGGGCTTGTAGATTTTTTTCTCGGAGTAGGAAAATATGCACCAAATGCTGCAGTTACTGGAGACTTAGGTATAACACCTATTTTTGATAAGCAGTGGAAAAGTATTATTCGTTTGTGGTGTAGATTAAATAACATGAGCTCAAATCGGTTAAATGCAAAAGTTCACAAGTGGGCTAATAGTATGAGTATTATTAAAGCATAAGTGTGTTATAAACTGGAATTTTTTTAGTAAAGAAAACCTTCTGTGAACtaaatttaaatcatttatcGTGTCCGGAAAATATGGACACTaactatgttataaaaaaattaatgtcaaAATTACACGAAAAACATGTCGATAATTGGCATGCTGTT of the Mytilus galloprovincialis chromosome 8, xbMytGall1.hap1.1, whole genome shotgun sequence genome contains:
- the LOC143042448 gene encoding uncharacterized protein LOC143042448, whose amino-acid sequence is MTSSIFFCIRCTYVMLILCVTGVSGDECCKEYTVRSGRKIDAKWCPSYCCYDTIYRDYMCCEDESKRALSDHREEFCSKWWSAHVYVPVLVGVALFGSLVIACSCICCCGMTSGQSSGLNIASKFRK